In Isosphaera pallida ATCC 43644, the sequence GGCCTTTCACCAACGCCTCGGCGAACGGCAGACGTTCGATGGCGTCGTGACGTTCGGCCAGACGAGTCCGAATAGCGCGGGCCAGCGAGTCGGCATGGGCAGTGGTGGAGGCGTCGTGGCTCATGGCGAGTGTGACTCGGGGGGCAAAACAACCGGGGAAGGAACGGGTTTGGGGCGGAGGGATCGGGACCGCCGACGCTGGTTGGTTGTCGGGTGAAAAAACGCAACGCGGTCGAGCGAATGTCGGGGTTGGGCGATTCGGTCCAACGGCCCGTCCTTAGGTCGCGTCCTCACCGCGCCCCGCTGCGCGTTGCGAAGTCCAGTTCGAGAGGAGCGACCGCAGGCTGCCAACCTTGAACAAGGGGCCGCTGGAGACCGTCAACGACGGACTTGACGAGGAGGAGCGTGGCGAGGATCCCGCGACGCTCGAGTCGCCCTGGATCGCTCGTTGTTCCAGCGCCTCTAGATCCCGGATCACTTCATCATAGGACGCGGGACGGTCGTTGGGGTTTTTGGCCATCATAGCGAGGATCAAACGCGACACGGCCGGGTCGAGTTCCGGCACCAGACGATGAGGCTCGATCACGGGCTGGGTGGCGTGGGCGATGAGAACCTGCATCCGGTTAGCTCCACGGAACGGCACCTCGCCAGTGAGGGCGTGAAACAGGGTCGCGCCCAAGGCGTAAATGTCGGCCCGCAAATCCGACGGCAGATCTTTGGCCTGTTCGGGGGCCATGTAGGCGGCTGTTCCCCGCGCCTGGCCCACCCCCGAGCTGGACAGGCCGGGGGTTTGGGAACTGCCGTAGAACGAGGCCAGGCCGAAGTCGGTGATCTTGGCCGGGGCGTTTTTGGGCAACAGGATGTTGGCCGGGTTGACGTCGTGATGAACCACGCCTAGGTCCCATGCCGCCCGCAACCCCTGGGCCGCCTGGGAGGCGATCCGCAACGCGCGGTCGGGCCGTAGACGCCCTGATTGCTGGATCAGCTCGGCCAGGCTCAGCCCCTCGACAAACTCCATAATCACATGCGGAATCAAGCCGGCGTCCTCGAAGTCCAGGATTCGCACCACATTGGGATGGTTGAGCCGAGCCAAAATCCGCGCTTCGTTGCGGAACGACTCCAACGCCTCCTCGTCGTCGGGACTGCCTTCGAGTTTGAGCAGCTTGACGGCCACGGCAATGTTCAAGGTGGTGTGAAGGGCGCGGAAAACCACGCCGTAGCCCCCTTGGCCAATCCGTTCTGTGAGTAACAAATGATTGAGCTTCGATCCGACTCGGAAATGGTCGATCGGCAAAAACGCGGGAAGCTTGGAGCTGCGACGGACCCCCAAATGAGCCAAGGTGGGGGTGGGGGTGTCGAGAGGGGGAGGGACTGGTTGGGCGGGTTGGGGGGAGAATGTCGGGGAGGCGAGTGGGGAGATCAGGGGACGCCGGGCGGTGGGGGCGTACATCGGGTCGTCGAGTCGAACCGGGACAACCGGTTCGGGTTGGACCGGCGTGGGAGGGTTAAGGGGGACAGTGGCGGGTCGAAGGGCGGGACCGCCGATTCCGGTTTCGCTCGGTTGAGCAGCGGGGCGAGTTGGAATCTCTTGACGCTGGACTTCGCGCGGCCAGGTCGGCACCGGCTCCAGGCGAAGCGGTGGTAGGGGCGTCAACGTGGGAATCGGGTCGATCCGAGCTTCGACATTCAGGGGTGGCGGAGGAGCCCCAAGGGTGTCCAGGGCGGCGGGGGGGGCCGCCGCGGCGGGGATCGGCGGCGGGGATGCGGGAGGGGGCAAAACCGCATACGAGGGTGGCGGAGGAGCCCCAAGGGTGTCCAGGGCGGCGGGGGGGGCCGCCGCGGCGGGGATCGGCGGCGGGGACGCGGGAGGAGGCAAAACCGCTCGAAGCCGCTCCAGAGCGTCTTCGACAAGCAGGTCGCCGACACCTCCAATGGTGAGATACCCTTTGAGAACGCAGTCGAAAGTTTGTTCGGCCCCTTCGATGAGAATAGCCTGGCGTTCGAGGAACGCCGCCAAGCTCTCGTTGAGGTTGGCCTGAGCGCGCCACCAAACCGCGATCGCGTCCACCTCGGACTGGTCGAGGGCGAACTGATCGGCCAACCAGGACAACAGGGTGGAATCCCGCTCATCCATTCCGATTGGTCCGGGTCCATACCGCGCGCCGCATACCGACCGGCGCGGATTGGGGCGAGGCGTGGTGAGTGGAGGTTTCGGACGACGACGAGGACGGCGTGATAAATCGATCCTCCCCAGCGTGATCCCGGAGACGACAACACGATCCGTTCGGTTCTCCAAGCCCGAGACCGTGTCCGATTCCAGGTCGCTTGGGTCCAAGGCGAAGGAGGCGAAACCTTGACCGGGGCGATCCAACGCGGCTAGAAGGGCGGTGGATCAACCGGTTCAATCTAGAATGAAGTCCGACTCAAGTCAATCAAATCCTGTTCGCCCGGCGGGGGGTTCGTTTGTCCGACCCGTGGGGAGATGAGGGGACCGGACGATCAAGGGGGGTGAGTTTGCCTCGTGGGTTTCGAGGGGGTTGAGGAAGTCGAACAGCGCACGGTGATGGTTTCGTCTCGTCTGTCTCAGCTGAACAGGACGACCAAGAGACCCACGACCAGGACTAGGCCCACGACCACCAGTCCTACTGGGACCAGCCAGTTGCCGCCGTCCAGCCCGACCGAGCCGACTGAATGGGCGTGGGGGCTGGTGGTGGCGTCGCTGGAGGCAACACGGGGGTCGCCTCGCCAGTCGGCCCGCGGGTCGTGGGAGGCGGCCGGGTTGGAACGGGTCACAGGCACCGGTTCGAGCCGTCGAGCCGAGTCGAAACTTGGGCTGCCGGAACCAAATCCATAACTTGACGTGGAGGATCCGCTGCCCTGAACCGCCTGGCGGAACCGTCGCGCCAGTTCGCCGGCGGTGGCCGGGCGGTTGTCAGGTGATTTGGCCATTGCCTCCATCACCACGATTTCCACGGCCGAGGGGGCGAGGCCGGTGCGGTTGGGGAAGGGAGGTGGATCCTCGGTGACGTGGGCCACCATCGTCTCGAAGTCGGTCGGCTTGATGAACGGGGGTCGGCCGGTCAGCAACGTGTACAGGGTCGCTCCCAGCGAATAAATGTCGGAGCGGGGTTCGACCGCGACTCCTTTGACTTGTTCGGGACTCATGTAGGCGGGCGTGCCCACGCTGACCCCGTCGGCCGTAATTCCCGGCGAGGCGGGCATGTCGGAGGTTTCCCCTTCGTTGGCCACCTGGATCACCTTGGCCAGACCAAAATCCAAGACCTTGACGGTTTCCCGACCATCTGGTTCGACGTGCAGCAAAATGTTGTTGGGATTGATATCCCGATGCACAATCCCCAATTGGTGGGCTGCGTCCAGCGCTTGGGCGATCTGATCAAGGTAGGGGATGACCGTGGTGGGCAGCATCGGCCCCATCCGTTCAATCCGCTGACCCAAGGTTTCGCCGTTGACCAACTCCATCGCAAAGTAAAGCAGGCCGTTGGAGGTGAGGCCGGTTTGAAACACCCGCACGATGTTGGGGTGGTTCAAGGTTCTCAGCACGTGGAACTCGCGTTCGAACCGCGCTTCGAGCTTTTCCCCCGGCAGTGAACAAGGGCGTAACACCTTGATGGCCGCCGGTTGACCGGTTTCCACGTGGCGCGCTCGATAAATCCAAGCCTTGCGGCTTTTGGCCAGGTCGCCTTCGATCTGGTACAGACCATTGAACTCAGTGTTGATCACGGAGGCGGCTCCTCCCACGAGGTGGGCTCGCGGGCCGGGGTGGATTCCAGCTCAATCAAACCGAATCCCGATGCGAGTTAATCCAATCCCGAAATGGGGGATTCCCGCCTCTCGCGGTTCGGCCACATTCCAAGAGTAGAACACGCCCCGCACGCTCGGAACCAGTTCACCGAAGTCGAAGGATGGCGGGAGTTCAAGGCGAATCCGAAGGTCCGAAGGGGGCCGGGTAGACTGCCTGGTTTCCCCGAGGGCGTTGAGGTGTTATGGTGCCGGCAACCGGCGGGGGGCAGAGTATCGGAGAGCGTTCCCGAGTGGTCGCGCTTCCCGCTCAGGGTGGTCGTGGCCTTGTTCTCGACTTGCCTTGCCTCTTCCTTGACCCGACTCCAAATCCGAGCGCGATCATGGCTCAGGACAGACCTCTCCAAACCGTCGGCCAGACGGAGCCAACCCCGTTGGATCGCGCTCGCCGCAAGGCATTCCTGCGGTTGTTGCCGCTGTTGTTCATCTGCTACGTGATCGCCTACATTGACCGCAACAACATCGCGGTGGCCAAGCTGACCATGCCCAACCACCTCGACGGCTTCAACGACGCGGTGATCGGCTTCGGGGCCGGCATGTTCTTCATCGGCTACTTCCTGCTGGAGATCCCCGGCTCGCTGATCGTGGAACGCTGGTCGGCCCGCAAGTGGATTTGCCGCATCATGGTTACCTGGGGGATCATTGCCGCGGCTCAAGCCTGGGTCACCACCCCAACCCAGTTCTATTTCGCCCGGTTCATGCTGGGATTGGCCGAGGCTGGATTCTATCCTGGCGTGATCATTTATTTGACCCACTGGTTCCCTCGCCGCGATCGCGCCAAGGCGCTGGCCTGGTTCTTCGTGGGCACCCCGGTGGCGATGATCGTCAGTCCGATCCTCTCCCAGCCGCTGATCAACATCGGCGAACTCGACCCCGAGACCGGCGAGTACCTCATCGCGCCGATTTTGGGCTTGGTCGGTTGGCAGTGGATCTTCATTGTTTGGGGGATTCCCGCCGTCGTGTTGGGAATAGTCGTGTTGTTGGTGTTGACCGACCGTCCCCATCAAGCCCGGTGGTTGACTCCCGAAGAGCGTCACGCGCTCGAGGAGGCGCTGGCGCGGGACAAAATCGAGCATCCTCCCGCGGCCCATTTGTCCTGGTGGAAGGCGCTGGGGTATCGCCCGGTCGTGTTGCTGGCGCTAGCTTACTTTTGCGTGGTGACCGGCAACTACGCGGTAGAGACTTTTTTGCCCTCGATGTTGAAGGAGTGGTACAAGCTCAATATCAACGATGTCTTATGGTTGGTGGTGTTGCCGCCGCTTGGGTCGTTGGTAGGTCAACTGGTCGTGGGCTGGAGTTCCGACCGTGCTGGCGAGCGGCGTTGGCATGCGGCCGGGCCGATTTTGCTGGCGGCCGCCTCGGTGGCGGGGATTGTGGCGACGGTGACGTTGGATGGTCCCCTCGGTTTGACGTTGGCGCTGTTCGTGCTGGCGGCGACCGGCTTGAAGTCCTATCTGCCGGCGTTTTGGGCCTTGCCCAGCCTGATTTTGATCGAGTCAGCGGCGGCCAGCAGCGTTGGCTTCATCAACTCGGTGGGCAATCTCGGCGGGTTCGTCGGCCCCTACATTCTTGGATCGCTCAAAGAGGCAACCGGCTCCTACCTGCCGGGGCTCATCTACATCACGGTCTCCATGACCCTCGCTGCGCTGATCCTGCTCTCGCTGAGCCTGGGGCGGCGGCCCGCTTTGGCGGCGATTCCCGGAACCAATCGCGAGGGGGGAATCGTGCCGGATCACGAGGCCATTTCCCCAAGGTCGCCGGTGTCGGTCGATGGAACCAATCCGCACTGGGTCAGCCTGACCGGCTCCGATCCAATCGCCGAACCGTTGGACCCGATCCCTCCCGACGAGGCCGAACCGTCCTAACTCCTAACGGTGTTGAAAAGCCAGGTCGAGTGGATCAATCGTGCTGGGTTCAACGATCTAGCGTCAGGCTGGGTTCGGCGAGCGGATTGGTATTGGACGGCGAAGAAGGGTTGGATGCCCCCAACGCGGGGTCGCTAGGGTTGGCGGGACGTTGACGGGGCAGACGCACCGTGAACCGCGACCCGGCCCCGACCCGGCTTTGCAGCTCGATCTCGCCACGCAACGCTTGCACCAGATGCTTGACAATAGCGAGACCCAGCCCGGTGCCGCCCCGCTCGCGGCTGCGGGCCTTGTCCACCCGGTAGAACCGCTCGAAAATCCGGGTTTGCTCCTCGCTGGCGATCCCCAGACCATTGTCGATCACGTCGATCGCCACCATCCCCGCCTCGCCGTCGCCGCGACAGACCACTTTGACCCAGGGATCCACGTCCGACGAGTATTTGATCGCATTATCAATTAAATTGTCGAGGATTTGCCGCAGGGCCTCCTCATCGGCGAGGATGGTGAATTGGGGGGGCAGTTCCGTGACGAAGCTCAGGGAGACGTTACGGCTTTGAGCCCGGTCGCGGAACGACTCGACCCGCCGTTCCACCAAGGGAGCGAGGGCCAGGGGACGAAATGTGATCAAGTCTTGACCGGATTCGATCCGCGCCAGGCTTAGGAGGTCGTGGATCAGCACGTCGAGGCGTTCGGCCTGTTCGTCGATCTGACTGACGAATCGGCGGGTGATCTCGGGGTCCTCAAGCGCCCAGTCCAGCAGCGAGTCGGCGTAGGCGCGAATCGAGGCCAGCGGCGTTTTCAACTCGTGCGAGACGTTGGCAACGAAGTCCTGGCGCATCCGTTCCAGGCGTCGCAGTTCGGTGATATTGTGGAACACCAGGAGTGCCGCGCGGGGCGGACCGGACAGCGGGGTGCCGTTGACCGCCAGAATCTTGGCGTTGAGTCGAGGGACGGACTCGCCGCCCACCAGGCTCACCTCGTCGCGGTGGGCCGACTGACCCGCGAGGGTCGCCTCCACGGCGCGGTGGATTGAGGGACTGCGAATCAATTCATGGATGAGTCGTCCTACCGCACGGGGACCTAGGCCGAACAGGTTTTCGGCGCTGGCGTTGGCGTAGCGGAGGCGACGATCGGCGTCCACCACCAGCACTCCTTCGATCATGCTCTCCAACACGGCGCGGAATTGCTGGCGGTCCGACTCGAGCGCGGCGATGCGGGACCGAAGCGCTGGGGCGATCGCGTTGAAGCATTCGGCTGGGCGGCGGTGCGGGGTGGAGCGGACCGGCCAAATCGGCCGGTTTTGGTCGAGGGCCGAGAGCCCCCGCGCCAATTCCTCGGCCTGGATCGCCGCGGCACGCAACCGAAGCGCCAGACTTAGACAGACCAAAGCCCACAGCGGCACGCTCCAGGCCAGCAGGGTTTCCCAACTCATGCGTCCCCCTTCCCCAAGTCGCAAGAGGGAGTGGTGACATCGGAGGCGGCGGGGGATTCGGGGAGCCAGCCACTTTCCCAGCCTTGCGGCATCGGATTGGTTCCGTTCCAGGGGGGGAAGCCGCCCGCGACATGGCTGGCGGCGAGACGAACGTAACGCGCAGCGACCCGCGCGACGTAATCCCGATCCCGTTGCTCGACCGGACGCAGAACCCGGGCGGGAACTCCGGCGACCACCATTCCCTCGGGCACCTTGGTTCCCGGCGTCACCACCGCGCCGGCGGCCACTACGCAACCCGCGCCAATCACCGCGTCGTCCAAAATCCGTGAACCGATCCCCACAAGTGTGCCCGAACCGACCCGCGCGCAATGGACGCAGGCGTGATGACCAATCACCACGTCGTCGCCGATCTCCAGCGCCACGCCGTGACGGCAGTGCAGCATGACGTGGTCCTGAATGCTAACCCGTCGTCCGACTCGGATCGGGGCCACGTCCCCCCGAATGGCGACGAACGGCCAGACGTTGGTGCCTGGCCCGAGCTCCACGTCGCCCACGATCACCGCCGACTCCGCCACGAAGATCCCGCCCAGGTCGATCAAGCGTCCCCCCCCGCCCGGCCAGGAGCGCGCCCGAAACGACACGGCCTGCCCTTCGGTGTTGGACTCGGGCGGACCATCGGCCAACGCGGCGTGGATCGGGGCATCGGACTCGGATGGATCGGGACGTGGCAACATGACGATTAACACCTCCACTCTAAACCGTACCGACGGCGTTACGGGTGGAATCGCCGTTGGGGGATGAGCGTGAGCCGACCCGACCAACCAACGGCAGTTGCAACCTGCGCTCTTCTCGCCTTTTTACGGCGACGCGGCCCACGTCCCACCGGCCACTCGCAACGACCCGGAACGAAACCGGACCAACCCAACGTGGCGAGCGGGAGTCGCTCTTATAAGGGTATCTTTTCAATCGCCCAAGCCGCGCGAAGAATCGGCGAAGTATGCCGAAATTTCATCGAACGGCTGGACCAAGATCCTACCCTCCCCGCCAAATCCGCTTCGTTTGTGAACCAGCAGGCTTGGTTGCGTGGCCTTGCGAGTTCCGGTTGAGTGACGCTTGTTCTTCTGGCCATCAGGGATTGGACCCGATGATCGCGTGGTTGGGCCGGATGCTGTCAGGGTGGAATCCGTTGCGGATCGCCCTGGGGATGAGTTGGATGACCTGGGTGGGCGGCTTCGTGTTTTACGGAGCGGTGGTGCTGCCACTGCTTCACCAGGTAGTGGATTCCCCAACCGGAGGCCGCGTGACCCGCAACGTCACCCACGCGCTCAACGCGATCGGCGGCCTGGCCTTGGGGCTGGCCTGGCTCGATCAAGCACGCCGCGATTGGCGTACCCCGCCGGATCGCCTTGATCGTCCCCGCGCCACAGCCCGTTGGCGACGCCTGGCCGCGTTGCGGGTCAGCACCCTTCTGCTGGCGGCTTTGGGAATGCTCCACGCCGTGATGGATCGGCACTTAGTCGAGTTCGGATTGACCGGGTTTTATCCGCTCCATCGGGTCTACGTGTGGCTCTCAACGCTGCATTGGTTCGTCAATTTGGTTTGGCTCGGCAACGGGGGAGTGGACCCCGACGACCCGTCTTGTCAAGAGGCGGGCGTCGAGTCGATCAGCCGCGTTTGAGCGGAGCGCGGGGCTGCTCGTAGGTCAAACGCAGGGTGGTCCGAAGACGACCGTGAGCGTAGTTGATCGTATGAACATAGTTAGGTTCTAATTCTTGGAACATGGTTTGAGCGACGATGCAGGAATCGGGAGCGGTTCGATCAGGCGCAGTGATCTCGAAATAGAGCCAGGCGGTTTTGACGTCAATCTCGTGTCCTACCCATGACAGGGGGTTGGCGGGCGATGAGCCGTCGGCCCCGACAATGCGGAAGTGGTCGGCCACGTAACCGTTGAGATGGTCTTGAAGGTTCTCGATCCGTTCTAAGTCGCGTTCCGGCTGCTTCAAACGTTTAGCCAGGGCCTGTTGCAGGTCGAGCGGATCGACCCGAAGCGCCACTTCGAACCGGTTGGTTTCCGGGTTGTATTCGACTTCGGCGATGGTGACGTGAAACGGGTGGCCGCGATGGTCCGAGTTGGCGGCGGCGGGGACCCTCCAGAACGCGGCGACCGCGCCGCCGAGTGCGACGGCGACCAAGGCGGCCAGCAACCTGACCGGACCGTTTGGGCTGGGCGCAAGGGACATCGACGGCGGCCTCCCGATGGTTGGCGGGCGGAAATCCTCGATGAAGGAGCGCAGCGCAAGAAGCGAGAGGGTAAAATGGATCGACCATTCAGAAGGCGTGAATGCGCCGTTTTCCTCAAACGACGACGGGTGACCGAGAAAAGGCCGGTCGCCCGTTAGGAAGGCGGGGAGCCGACGCCAAGACGGATCGCACGGCGTCGGCCTGGAACGGGTTGACGAACGAGTCGATGTATTCAGGGATGATCTTATTAATCGCTGCCGGGGCGATGAGGAGCCGGAACGGGGTCGGGGTTGGGCCGCCGATTGGCTTCGGTGTTGGTTTCGCCTCCCGCGTCGCGGGTCCGACCGTTCGATTCGGCGTTGTTGGCGGCAGCGGGTCGACCACGACTGCCGAAGCGGCCGCGGAGTTGTTCCAGACGCTCAGCCGCATCGCCGTTGACCTGGGCGTTGCCATTTCGGCCGGACTTGAACAGCTGGAACCGCGACTTGGCTTCCTTGGGCGGCCAGACGTTGTTGGAGGTGTCCACGTCGGCGGTTTCCAAGCGGGGATCCAGCACCACGCCCACCACTTCTTTGGTGGTGTGCAGGGTCTTGGTGACCTTTTCAGCGTCGTAACGCCAGATTTCGGCCGGAATCCGCACGATGTCGCTGGTGCCGTCGGCGAACTGGAGTTCCAAGATGACCGGCATCACCAGGCCGCCCACGTTGCGAATCTCCACCGTGGTGAAGCAATGCGGGGTGGAGAAGAGATGGCGATCTTCGGGCGGAAGGCTTTCAACAAACGTCTCGTAGTCACGCTTGAGCTTGTCGAGATCAACCTCAGTGGGTTTGGGAGTCTCGTTCGATTGGTCGTTGAGTTCCGGGAAGGCGTCGATCCGCTTGGGCAGGTTGCGGTTGCGTTCCTGGGCCAGCGTGACCACGGGAGGCGGCTCCGAAGGGGCAGACGAATCGGGAGGGGCCAGTTCCAGGATGCCCACCGTGACCTTCTCCAGCGCGAGGTCACAGTGGTCGGTCGAGTAGAACCAACCACGCCAAAACCAGTCCAGATCGACTCCCGAGGCGTCCTCCATCGTGCGGAAGAAGTCAGCGGGCATGGGGCGTTTGAACTTCCAGCGGCGGGCGTATTCGCGGAAGGCGAAGTCGAACAGGTCACGGCCCAGAATCGTCTCGCGTAGGATGTTGAGCGCGGTGGCCGGTTTGGCGTAGGCGTTGTTGCCAAACTGCAACACCGATTCGGAGTTGGTCATGACCGGTACCTGATCGCGGCTCTTCATGTATTCGACGATCGCCGTAGGCTCGCCGCGGCTGGAGGGGTAGTTGTCTTCCCATTCCTGTTCGGCCAGGTATTGGAGGAAGGTGTTGATTCCCTCGTCCATCCAAGTCCATTGCCGTTCGTCGGAATTGACGATCATGGGAAAGTAGTTGTGGCCGACCTCGTGGATGACCACAGAGATCAGAGCATACTTGGTCCGACTGGAGTAAGAGCCGTCCTCTTGGGGCCGGGGGCCGTTGAAGCAGATCATGGGGTATTCCATGCCGCCAACAGGCCCCATGACTGAGATGGCCACCGGGTAGGGGTAGTCGAAGGTGAAGCGGGAGTAGACGTTGATGGTGTGGGCAATGGCGTGGGTGGAGTATGTTCCCCAGAGTGGTTGGCCCTCGTTGGGGTAGAACGACATGGCGAGCACCACGCGGCGGTCGTCGCCTTCGCCGACGGGAACACCCATCGCGTCCCAGAGGAACTTGCGTGAGGTGGCGAAGGCGAAGTCGCGGACGTTCTCGGCGCGGAACCGCCAGGTTTTCGTTCCAAGAGGCTTATCGGTCTTGGATTCGTTGGCCTTGGCTTCCTCGGCGGTGACGACATCAACCGGGGTGGTGGAGGATTTGGCCTGCTCCAGACGTTGGCGTTGCGTCTCGGTGAGGACCTCTTCAGGGTTTTGCAACACGCCGGTGGCCGCGAGGATGTGGTCCTCGGGCACGGTGATCCGCACGTCGTAGTCGCCTAGTTCCAGGGTGAACTCGCCCGAACCCAGGTATTGCTTGTGCTGCCAGCCGGTCGCGTCGGTGTAGGCGGCCAGCCGGGGGAACCATTGCGCGATCACGTAAACCTTGTTGCCGTCCTTGAAGGTCTCGTAACCGGTGCGTCCACCGACCAGACGGGCGTCGTTGACCTCGTAATGCCACTTGATTCCAAAGACGAATTGCTCGCCGGGTTTGAGTGGTTGAGGCAAATCCACCCGCATCATCGTCTTGACAATGGTGTGGGCCAGTGGCCGGCCTTGGGCATCGGTGACAGCTTCAATCGTCACGCCGCCGTCGAATTGTTCTCGCGCAACGACCCGCTTGACCAGATCCGGGGTGATTTCCCCGCCCGCGGGCGTGAAATGGCGAGTTGAGGTCAGATTCGAGTCCGAGTCGGGCCGGAACAGGTTGGCGTCGAGTTGCAACCACAGATAGTTGAGCGTGTCGGGCGACTGGTTGTAGTAGGTGATCGTCTCTGCACCATTGACGCGATTGGTCGCCTCGTCAAGGGTCACGTCGATCGAATAATCGGCGCGTTGTTGCCAGTAGCGCGCGCCCGGCGCGCCGGAGGCAGTGCGATAGTCGTTGGGGGTGGGCAGGATTTCTTCGAGTTGGCGGAACTTATCGTCCTGGTTGAACTTGTCGGGCGAACGCGGGGGGAGTTGAGCCTGGGACATCGCCGGCGCGACGGTCAAGGCCACCGCGACCAAGCCCGCCGTTGCCAACCACGTCGAGGCGAAACGAGACGCGCCTAAGATCATGGAGCGGAGTTCCCATTACAAGACAAAAGCGGGAAGATGCGGGGAAGGCAAGGCGGGAGGCCGCCTCGCGCGCAAAGCAGCCAATTTGGCCAGCCTAAACCCTCGTCACCCGATCGTCAACCCGGGCCCTCGAAGCTGTCCTAGGGAGCCTGATCCCGGTTGGCGGGGTCGTTCGGACAACTTCCGCCTGGTGCCACGGAGAATGGTCCAAGATTCAAATCCATGTCTAAACGATCTTTCTTTGAGCGGCTCTCGGCCGATGGTGCCAGGCGAACAAAGGCAACCGCCGATTCAAGGGAGGGTTGAACGTGGACCGCGTTGCCGGTGACCAGGTTGGGTCGTATGATGAGAAAAATTGAGGAGGAAATTCGGCGGATAGTGGCATCCCCCTCATCCACCGGACGCTCTGAGGCCTTTCCCGGACACCCTGGCTGATGATTGTCTTGTCCAACGTGGTGCATCATTACGGCGTGCGTCCGATCCTTCGGGGGATCAACCTCACCATCGAGCGGGGCGACGTGGTGGCGGTGGTCGGTCCCAATGGCACAGGCAAATCGACCTTGCTGGGGATCATGGGTGGCCAGCTTTGTCCTCAGATCGGTCAGGTCGCCATCGACGGCCTCGTCCGTCGCCGCACCATCGAGGAGGAACAGGCGATCCGCCGCGTCACCTTCTTCCTGCCCGACCATGTCTGGCTGCCTGGCGACCGTTCGGGACGCGAATATCTCTTGAGCGTAGGACGACTCTACGGCGTCGAGGAGTTCCGGCTGATGGATCACGTCCAGCGCCTTTTGGAACTCTTCGAGTTGGAAGCGATGGCCGATCAAGATCTTCGGAGTTATTCCTCCGGCCAAAAGAAGAAAATCGCCCTCGCCGCCGCGCTGGTTTCCGAAGCGCGTTGCCTGCTTTTGGACGAGCCATTCTCAGGAGGTTTGGACCCTTCGGGCATCCTAGCGATGAAGCGAGTGCTTCAGCGTCATCCCCGTCGCCGGGATATGACGGTTGTCTTAACCAGTCCAGTCCCCGAACTGATCGAGGAGGTGGCCAGCCGGGTGGTCGTCCTGAAAGATGGTCGAGTGCTTGTGTTTGAAACTGTTGAAGGAATCAAGCGGCTCACGGGAGGCCGAGGTTCGCTCTCCGACGCTCTGGAGCGGTTGATCTTTCCGGAGACCATCGATAAGCTGGACCGCTACTTCCAGGAAGAGCGTTTGCCCGAATGGGTTGACTAGACCTTCAGCG encodes:
- a CDS encoding serine/threonine-protein kinase codes for the protein MDERDSTLLSWLADQFALDQSEVDAIAVWWRAQANLNESLAAFLERQAILIEGAEQTFDCVLKGYLTIGGVGDLLVEDALERLRAVLPPPASPPPIPAAAAPPAALDTLGAPPPPSYAVLPPPASPPPIPAAAAPPAALDTLGAPPPPLNVEARIDPIPTLTPLPPLRLEPVPTWPREVQRQEIPTRPAAQPSETGIGGPALRPATVPLNPPTPVQPEPVVPVRLDDPMYAPTARRPLISPLASPTFSPQPAQPVPPPLDTPTPTLAHLGVRRSSKLPAFLPIDHFRVGSKLNHLLLTERIGQGGYGVVFRALHTTLNIAVAVKLLKLEGSPDDEEALESFRNEARILARLNHPNVVRILDFEDAGLIPHVIMEFVEGLSLAELIQQSGRLRPDRALRIASQAAQGLRAAWDLGVVHHDVNPANILLPKNAPAKITDFGLASFYGSSQTPGLSSSGVGQARGTAAYMAPEQAKDLPSDLRADIYALGATLFHALTGEVPFRGANRMQVLIAHATQPVIEPHRLVPELDPAVSRLILAMMAKNPNDRPASYDEVIRDLEALEQRAIQGDSSVAGSSPRSSSSSPSLTVSSGPLFKVGSLRSLLSNWTSQRAAGRGEDAT
- a CDS encoding serine/threonine-protein kinase, with amino-acid sequence MINTEFNGLYQIEGDLAKSRKAWIYRARHVETGQPAAIKVLRPCSLPGEKLEARFEREFHVLRTLNHPNIVRVFQTGLTSNGLLYFAMELVNGETLGQRIERMGPMLPTTVIPYLDQIAQALDAAHQLGIVHRDINPNNILLHVEPDGRETVKVLDFGLAKVIQVANEGETSDMPASPGITADGVSVGTPAYMSPEQVKGVAVEPRSDIYSLGATLYTLLTGRPPFIKPTDFETMVAHVTEDPPPFPNRTGLAPSAVEIVVMEAMAKSPDNRPATAGELARRFRQAVQGSGSSTSSYGFGSGSPSFDSARRLEPVPVTRSNPAASHDPRADWRGDPRVASSDATTSPHAHSVGSVGLDGGNWLVPVGLVVVGLVLVVGLLVVLFS
- a CDS encoding MFS transporter; protein product: MAQDRPLQTVGQTEPTPLDRARRKAFLRLLPLLFICYVIAYIDRNNIAVAKLTMPNHLDGFNDAVIGFGAGMFFIGYFLLEIPGSLIVERWSARKWICRIMVTWGIIAAAQAWVTTPTQFYFARFMLGLAEAGFYPGVIIYLTHWFPRRDRAKALAWFFVGTPVAMIVSPILSQPLINIGELDPETGEYLIAPILGLVGWQWIFIVWGIPAVVLGIVVLLVLTDRPHQARWLTPEERHALEEALARDKIEHPPAAHLSWWKALGYRPVVLLALAYFCVVTGNYAVETFLPSMLKEWYKLNINDVLWLVVLPPLGSLVGQLVVGWSSDRAGERRWHAAGPILLAAASVAGIVATVTLDGPLGLTLALFVLAATGLKSYLPAFWALPSLILIESAAASSVGFINSVGNLGGFVGPYILGSLKEATGSYLPGLIYITVSMTLAALILLSLSLGRRPALAAIPGTNREGGIVPDHEAISPRSPVSVDGTNPHWVSLTGSDPIAEPLDPIPPDEAEPS
- a CDS encoding sensor histidine kinase; this encodes MSWETLLAWSVPLWALVCLSLALRLRAAAIQAEELARGLSALDQNRPIWPVRSTPHRRPAECFNAIAPALRSRIAALESDRQQFRAVLESMIEGVLVVDADRRLRYANASAENLFGLGPRAVGRLIHELIRSPSIHRAVEATLAGQSAHRDEVSLVGGESVPRLNAKILAVNGTPLSGPPRAALLVFHNITELRRLERMRQDFVANVSHELKTPLASIRAYADSLLDWALEDPEITRRFVSQIDEQAERLDVLIHDLLSLARIESGQDLITFRPLALAPLVERRVESFRDRAQSRNVSLSFVTELPPQFTILADEEALRQILDNLIDNAIKYSSDVDPWVKVVCRGDGEAGMVAIDVIDNGLGIASEEQTRIFERFYRVDKARSRERGGTGLGLAIVKHLVQALRGEIELQSRVGAGSRFTVRLPRQRPANPSDPALGASNPSSPSNTNPLAEPSLTLDR
- a CDS encoding gamma carbonic anhydrase family protein; translation: MLPRPDPSESDAPIHAALADGPPESNTEGQAVSFRARSWPGGGGRLIDLGGIFVAESAVIVGDVELGPGTNVWPFVAIRGDVAPIRVGRRVSIQDHVMLHCRHGVALEIGDDVVIGHHACVHCARVGSGTLVGIGSRILDDAVIGAGCVVAAGAVVTPGTKVPEGMVVAGVPARVLRPVEQRDRDYVARVAARYVRLAASHVAGGFPPWNGTNPMPQGWESGWLPESPAASDVTTPSCDLGKGDA
- a CDS encoding DUF4149 domain-containing protein; translated protein: MIAWLGRMLSGWNPLRIALGMSWMTWVGGFVFYGAVVLPLLHQVVDSPTGGRVTRNVTHALNAIGGLALGLAWLDQARRDWRTPPDRLDRPRATARWRRLAALRVSTLLLAALGMLHAVMDRHLVEFGLTGFYPLHRVYVWLSTLHWFVNLVWLGNGGVDPDDPSCQEAGVESISRV